The following coding sequences are from one Arachis hypogaea cultivar Tifrunner chromosome 7, arahy.Tifrunner.gnm2.J5K5, whole genome shotgun sequence window:
- the LOC112702642 gene encoding uncharacterized protein, with the protein MHWTNRYHYVLSELPMPSQHPLDTYLNWYRSKYGDRLALSNLVGEENDEGNQDVDVGNEDMYEGNEDTNEGGQDMDEDNEEQEQHISPLIQPPQEQPQSSTQYLPQTQFTPSFPVQQQYWGMSQFEVGDGTSFSQLLGFMSADASHSQYGHQPEFMPGRYSLDARYPGNTSSVASGGFVSVDSSRSEGGRGVLNSQNPNRCNMGLIEEDTNALDQETDAYIVDNPDEEGDDEEDEIEEFDEDEESRNDGQERSPDDNVKGYNLRIDLPRRSANRFRSKTRMNDGSSNGTSFASAFATSVTSGPMPLSPSSSSPSGATNS; encoded by the exons ATGCATTGGACAAACAGGTATCACTACGTTCTTTCTGAGCTTCCTATGCCTTCACAGCATCCGTTGGATACCTACCTGAACTGGTACCGATCAAAATATGGGGACCGCTTAGCCTTGTCGAATCTTGTGGGTGAAGAGAATGATGAAGGTAACCAGGATGTGGATGTAGGCAATGAGGATATGTATGAGGGTAACGAAGATACCAATGAGGGTGGTCAGGATATGGATGAGGACAATGAAGAGCAGGAGCAACATATATCACCTCTAATACAGCCTCCACAAGAACAACCTCAGTCCTCAACTCAGTATCTACCTCAGACACAGTTCACCCCATCATTTCCAGTACAGCAACAATATTGGGGTATGTCACAGTTTGAAGTAGGTGATGGAACTTCCTTTAGCCAGTTGCTTGGGTTCATGTCTGCAGATGCTTCACATTCACAATATGGCCATCAGCCGGAGTTCATGCCTGGCAGGTATTCGTTGGATGCAAGGTATCCAGGCAATACCTCATCGGTTGCATCTGGAGGCTTTGTATCTGTCGACTCTAGTAGGAGTGAGGGTGGACGAGGAGTTTTGAATAGTCAAAATCCTAACCGATGTAACATGGGACTCATTGAAGAAGATACTAACGCACTCGATCAAGAAACCGATGCATATATAGTAGATAACCCGGATGAAGAGGGCGATGACGAGGAGGATGAAATTGAAGAGTTCGATGAGGATGAAGAATCTCGTAATGATG GTCAGGAACGTAGTCCAGATGACAACGTCAAAGGTTACAATCTGAGGATTGATCTGCCACGTCGGAGTGCTAATCGTTTCAGGTCTAAAACTCGCATGaatgatggctcctcaaacggcaCTTCGTTTGCAAGTGCATTTGCCACTTCTGTCACATCTGGGCCCATGCCTCTGTCACCTTCATCTTCATCTCCATCGGGAGCAACAAATTCATAG
- the LOC114924240 gene encoding serine/threonine-protein phosphatase 7 long form homolog, translating to MMKLRMLTCNHPVPPDRYNDRVEEHLRITGFYHVSQIGIVQCQKALVNALIERWHPDTHTFHLPIGECSVTLEDVSLLLGLPTDGLPITGMTMSSFEAMEAECLLQFGVAPRREDCRSSCIKLTWLRNLKENLELNDEISIQRYVRCHIMLLIGTILFGDKSGYSWGSACLAHLYRALCRASRYNCKEIDGPLTLLLGWAWIRLPYLSPLPREPRSFPLANRWRNWERGDRRYRYLKLGHFRKAFDELQEGQFVWVAYAVDRVDPNIIPAEIYMQSVVWSATVPLVSFECIEWHATDRVR from the exons ATGATG aaattaagaatgttgACATGTAACCACCCAGTTCCTCCGGATCGGTACAACGATAGGGTGGAGGAGCATTTACGAATTACTGGGTTCTATCATGTGTCTCAGATTGGGATAGTTCAGTGTCAGAAAGCATTGGTAAATGCTCTAATCGAACGTTGGCACCCAGACACACATACGTTTCACCTTCCCATTGGTGAATGTTCCGTGACTCTTGAAGATGTGTCTCTACTACTTGGTCTTCCCACAGATGGTCTTCCAATCACAGGGATGACAATGAGTAGTTTTGAAGCCATGGAGGCGGAGTGTCTGCTTCAATTTGGGGTTGCACCTCGTAGAGAGGACTGTAGATCAAGCTGCATAAAACTGACATGGCTCCGAAATCTAAAAGAGAATTTAGAATTGAATGATGAAATCAGTATACAGAG GTATGTGAGGTGTCACATTATGTTGCTGATTGGGACGATACTGTTTGGGGATAAGTCTGGG TATAGTTGGGGTTCGGCATGCCTAGCACACCTTTACAGGGCGTTATGCAGGGCATCTCGTTATAACTGTAAGGAAATAGATGGTCCACTAACACTTCTGCTTGGTTGGGCTTGGATCCGATTGCCATATCTATCGCCGCTTCCTAGAGAACCCCGCAGTTTCCCACTAGCAAACAG gtggcgtaactgggagcgTGGTGACCGACGATATAGATATCTGAAGCTAGGCCACTTTAGGAAGGCCTTTGATGAACTTCAGGAAGGGCAG ttTGTCTGGGTTGCCTATGCTGTGGATCGTGTGGATCCAAACATAATTCCTGCTGAAATATACATGCAGTCAGTTGTCTGGAGCGCTACGGTTCCATTGGTGTCGTTTGAATGTATCGAGTGGCATGCCACCGATAGGGTAAGGTGA